GGTGAATTTGAATGTGCCGGTTTATTTATTTCTAAAGACAGCATTAATATAAATGAGCTCTATGAAATAACTCATCTCAGTCATTGTATGGAAGTTCGATTTAAAACACAGGATAAAATAGTACTTTTCAAAAATGTCAACAACGATTAACTAACTTCCGAATCTATAATACCTAAATTCGACGTACATTAAATATGATTATTTAGGATTTAAATAACCTAGTCATTAAGCTTTCGAAATTGGTACTACCAACTCGTTTTAAATATGAAAAACCTCTTATTACTTTGTTTCTTTTTCACATCATTAAATATTCTAGCTCAAACGGCCGAACAACCTACAGATATATCTCCACTACTGATTGGAGAAAAAATTCCAGCGGCTACGGTTATAGACCCCTCAGGAAAAAAATATGATTTATTGGACGTTCTCAATGAAAAACCAACAATCCTTGTTTTTTATAGAGGCGGCTGGTGTCCATATTGTAATAAACAGCTGGCTGGACTTGTAAGTATTGAAAAGGATATTATAGCCTTAGGATATCAAATTGTTGCGATTTCTCCTGATAAATATGAGGATTTGGTCAACACTGAAGAAAAGAATAAAATTGCGTACCGATTATTTTCAGATCCTGGTGCCACGCTTTTAAAAAACGTTGGGATTGCTTTTGGTAACCCTGATGATAAACATGGCATTTTGCCAGTACCAACATTAATGATTGTAAACAAAAAAGCAGAGATAATTTTTGAACATATAAATCCTAATTTCAGAAAGAGAATTGAGCCTAGTTACCTTATGGAGGTTATTAAAGCGATAAAAGATAACTAATCCATTCCACTTAAATCTTTCATTTCTCGAGTAAAGTAAAACCTATTTCTTAGCAGAATTAAAAAGGGCGTAATCATAACCTTGTTGCCACCATTTAGTCATTTCCACTTTATCAAAAACCAAAGAATTTGTAGTAAGTATGGTAGGTGTGTGTATCATATTTAGTTTGACATTCTCATATTTGGCTCTTCTACTTGCCAATTGAAGGCCTTGAAAAGAGATTGTGTTCATCATAAACGTAAATGTATTGGTAAGCAAAGCGAACGCATTTTTAATAGGCATATGATTTATTGCATACGTTTCAGTATCTAAAATTATAGCATCTATTTCTGTGGCTCCCATTTCAATAGCCCTTTCTATAGGTGCAGTAATGGACAAACCGCCATCTGCATAATCGTACCCATTTTTATGTACCAGAGACATAAACGGAGGGTAATTGCAACTCAGCCAAATCCAATCACAGAAGTCTTCATATTCTACTTCAGATATGTTTTTATACTCCACTTCATTGGTGGTCAGGTTTGAAACCGTAACTACTACTTCTTTATGCACTTGCCTTATTTCGTCATATATCTCTCTCGTGATTTCTTTTTCAATCAGCTTTCTAAGATTTTTGCTTTCACCGAAAGTCCTAGATCCTAATAAGAAATTGATTAGGACATTAAAATGATTTATCCCTACATGGGTAAAACCCTTCTTTTTCCTTTTTGTAAAAGGACAATTGCTAAAAATATCATCCTGGCTAACATTCGTATAGATCCTTTTTATTTCTTCCACTTTATTCAAAGCTAAATGGCTTATTAAAAGGCTTCCTGTAGAGGTGCCCAAAAATATGTCGTACTTATTATTCTGTTTTAGTAGAAGATACTCAGCAACTCCACCAGCAAAAGCACCCTTGCTGCCTCCACCTGAAATAACTAAAGCCTTTTTATGATTTAAATTTGTTGACATTATCTTTGAAGATTTTGATTATTTATCTACAACAAAGTTTCTCCATGAATTAAAGATTCTACCGAGTGATTCTATTCATCACTTCTTACAACAGAAATTTTTCAAACTGTCTTTGGCGTATGAAATATGCATTCCAAGAAAAAGAAACCAATAAAATAATTGAAACGAAAAATATAAAAACCGCTATGATTATCAAGATAGCAGTATTGTAATTCTCGAAAACATTCAAGCCACCTAACATAGCATTTATCACTAATAATAAGAGACTTAAGTACATTAAAAGCGTAGCAATACTTAAGGTTTTTAATTGTTTTATTTTTAGAGGTATTATTTCTTCAAACAATTCATGATCTAGATGTAATCTATTATTTAATTCATCTGTGAGGCCCAAAGCCATTCTGTTTACACTACCAAGAATGACCGCTAAACTCGGAATTAAAGATAAATTAATTTGCCAGGTTTCCATTTTTTCAAAGGTTTAAACAATAAACAAAGTCTTAATTTTCAATCAATATGGATTTCCTAAAGCGAACTGTAGCTGGAGCCACTCCGAAGTTTTCATCCACCAAAACACCACGGTTTAAATAAAGTAAAGCAACTTTTATAAGAGCCTGATGATGAATACTATGCTCCAGGTTATAAGCTAATTCCCTAGCTAAAGAAGTGTCAATTTTATCAATTTCACTTTCCTCTTCTTTAAAGTTTCCCTGCAGGCTAATTGAGACATGCTTTTGTGGCAATAATTGAAGAGATATCAAGAGATTGTTTATAGTATGAGCAGCAAAAACAGGATCTTCTTCTATTCTTATGTCTCTTTTCCTGAGGTCGTAATTAATTGTTCCGTCAATTTGCCCTTCAAAAACACACAGATAAAACTCTAAGATATGTCTGATGTGTTGACCAATACTTGCACCTGATAGTAAATCAATTTTTTGTTTATAGTCATTTTCGTTTATAACCTCTGTTAACTCTTTGAGTTGACGAAGGTTCTCCGAGCAATTGTCAATCATTTATTTTATGGTTTAATAGTTTGGATAAAATCCTCACAAGATTTTGGATTAGTTAACTCTATTTTGACACTTTTGATTTTTGGTAGCAGAAATGAAGAATTCGAAAAATTCACATAAATACCACGTAGCATAGCCCATGAATCACCTTCAGAAATCATTACAGTTGGCTTCTTATTCATTTTTAACCTTATGATTCTTTGAGAATAAGCCGCGAAATGAAGGTCAATGAAATTATCAGTGATTTTATCTACCACAAGCCCATAAGCATATTTCTCTTGTATCAGGCTCAAAGCTTCCTTTTTACCATTTTTTAGCCAATACGTTTTAATCGGTTCTTTCAAAATAACATTACCCTTTTCATTCAAATTCAATTGATATACTATCTTAAAATCATCCTTATTTCTTGTAATTTCAAAGAGAATTCCATTATCCGTTTCTCCCTTGGAAGGAGTGAAAAAACTAGCCAGTATAATGAAAATTAACTTCATGATAGCTTAAAAAAAGGTTAAAAAAAGGGTTTCCCTTAAAAGGCAAACCCTGAAAATCTAAAATTCTGCTTCAAATTCAATAGTGACATCTTTGGCAATATTAGTGGAAGGTTTTCCATCGCTAAAAGCAATTTTATAATCTGCCAACGTAATATCAAATTTCGTTTTGGTGGTAATTTTTCCTCCACTAACGACTATTTCTCCCTTTTTCGAAACTTTTTGTGTTACTCCGTTGATCGTTAAACTTCCAACAACCATAGGAGCATATTTCCCATCTTTCTCAAAGTTAACTTGATTAAGGTTGGTGATTTTACCTACAAATTTTGCTTTTGGATTCGTTTTAGTGTCCAAGAATTTTGGGCTATTGAAGTGCTTTTGCATCAATGATTTTTCAAATTCGAAACTTTGCATTGGAACAGAGAAAACGACATCACCTGTTTTTTCCTCTAAGGTGCCCACTGTTTTGAAATTAACAGCTTTAATATCTTCCACAGCTGTATGACTAAAGAAACTTACTTTAGATTTTTTAGAGATTAATTTTCCGGGTAATTCGGTAAAAGAGGATAGCCCAAGAGCTATGGTCATAAGAATTAGCGTGCTTTTCATTTTATTGTTATTTAATTTATAATTGTACATTTTTCTAGAATTACATTTTCATACATATCAAGGTCTTCGTCATATGCAGCTCCAGAGCGTATAACTCCTTTTACCATGACTTTTTGACCCAACTTAAAAGACTGTTTGTCGGTACCTGATGAACTTAATAAAGTACAACTAACTCCAGCTAACTCTTGCTCTTCTTTTAGCAATAATTCAACTTGTCCGTTGTAATCTTCATCTATTGAAGCAATTGTTCCATTAACCATAAGGATTTTTGAAACTCCTTCGGCATCCAAAAATTTCTGGTTTGCCTTTGTAGGGTCAGATAGGTATTCATTGACTACTTCTGAAGCTTTATAGCTATAATCCGCTTCTGATGCAGCAACATCTCTTTTCGGTAAATTATAGAGGTAATAAGCATAGGAGGCTCCCGCCAGAAAAATGGCCACTGTACCAAGAAGAAGTGCTTTCTTATATTTTTTCGACTTTTCTTTCATTCAAACTTTAGTTATTTGAATGCGTAGTCGTGGGTAAATTAGTATCCTGACAAATACTTAATTATTATTTTGAAGAAATTTAATTAGCTCATCTTTTTCCTTGTCTGATAGTTCTGCAGAATCATCGGTGGATTGGTGGTGATGTTCAAACAATTGGTCTATTGTTTCAGATTGTTTTTCATAGCCTTTGCATGCCTTGCACATCCCCAAATGGGAATCCAGCAATATTTTTTCTTGCCAGCTTAAATTATGAATTTTCCTTTTCTCTATGAGTTGAGTAGCCTTTTGACAGCTGAGCAACATATAAGACATAATACGTTTTAAGATTTTCATAATTTTAGTCAGTTTTTAAACCAATTCATTTCAAGACATTTTTTCATCATAAGCTTTGCTCTATGTATTATCTGCCAATAATTAGACTGACTTAAATCGCATTCCTGACATATTTCTGAATGTTTTTTGTTAAGCAAATATTTAAGTCGTAGGAGTTGTTGCCATTGATCTGGCAAATCAGCCATACATACATCCATTACTTCATTAAACTCCGAATTGTCAAGTAAATTTTCTTGATTATTCCAGGAATCTTCGAGGCCATTAGTCTCCCAGTTTCCACTTTTATCAAACATACTGTCAGTTACTTCCTTTACTATTTTCTTGTCATCTCCTTCTAGGGAGATAGCAACTATCTTCTTTTTTTCTCTGTAATAATCAATGATCTTGAAGTTAAGAATACTAAAAAGCCAAGTTTTAGGAGAGCTCTCATATCTAAATCCTGATATATTCTTATAAGCCGATAAAAATGTATCCTGTATTAAGTCTTTTGCTATTTCGTTGTCTCCAACTTTTTTAACAGCCCAACCATATAGCTCATCAGAATATTGTCTTACCCAATCTGTGATGCTTTCAGATGAAGATTTTTCCAATGTATGTATCGAACTGTCTGGCATAATTAACCTTTATTTTAAACAATTTAGACAAGAATTAACGCATTAAGAATGAATCGATATAGAAAGCACTTGAACGGCATCAAAAGAAGCATCGAACAAAAACACTTGGAATGTTTTCTGTCTCCGTAATATCGTTTATTTCTTCTTTTTACATACGGAATAATGTTTTAATCAGATCTAGATGTAGTAGTCAGTTTCTTTAAACATTATGCTGATTACAGTAAAATCAATTGACGTCAAAAACACCTTGCTGAAAAAACCATTAAACCTTGCATTAAGTCAATTTTGAATAGCGTTTACTAGCTGAATATTTATTCCTTATTCACATGATTGGCTTTTGATCCGGTATTTTTTAATTTTTGCAAGTGCCACTTACACGATTTTGAAGACGAGGAAAGCTAATGTAGTTTTTATTGGAGGGTTCTTTCATTTCGGGAAACTCCAGTCGTAAATCTATCGCTAATTTCTTGACCAACTTTGCACCCAATTGTTCATTTTCTTGTTGAGCACTGGATATTTAGGAGCCAGTTTGCCACTTTAAAGAATCAGGTAATAATACAAAAGAAGTCTTAACGGCTCTTTCAAATTCCTTTTTTATAAGTATTGGAAAATCATCAGTCCAAGTTTCCCATTCTGACTAAAGTTAGCTCAATAAGATATTAGTCTGTTTTAAATAGAAAAGTTTCTCCGTATTCACCTTCAAGCATTAGCCGGTCTGAATTATAAGCCGTACTACCATTTTCCTTGACATTGGTAAGGGACCACTCCGATGGAAGTAGGATTTCTCTTCGACCCGCCTCGCTAAGATGTACCATTAGCCATCCCTTTCCTGCATAAATTACATCATTTGATGTACTGAAAATATGTACACCTGCACTCCTCAAAACTTCACGTATTTGTTCTGGGGTCCATACTACCCTACCTTTATTGCTATTGATCAGCTTCTTTCTATTGTAAACTAAGGACCCTTCTTCGCTGGTAACAATAACACGGTTTGACTTTGCATTTAAACGAAGTATGATCTGCTCCTCTTCACCTGTTATTTCCTCAATTCCTATATACCAGATTACCTTGTATGCTTCCTTTTCTAAGGCCGCCAAATCCTCTCGGAGGTAGATGTCAAAACTAGTACCCACCTGCCCCAAAGCATATCGGTTCTTAAATAATTTTCCTGTAATTCTTCCATAACTATCATCATAAAACTGTAGCTTTTCGTCGACCACTACAGCTATTTCTGGATGGTATAAATCCTCATCAGGTTTAGCATTGATTACGTACTTCTTGTAAAGGTCATTGGTTTTCTGAAAAACTGAACGTAATTCAGGATCACTAAACCACCCGCCCCACATATCAAACCACCATCCACCATACCCATAAGCTAACATTCGACCAGCATTTTTCCATAGAAGTTCTTTTGAAGTACTTAAATCTCTAGGGCCTATCCATACACCTTTATCGTACCAATCCCCTTCTTCTGGAACTATATTAGGAGCCTTCTCGCGAAGGAGTGTCGTTAACGAAGTCCGAGTATCATTTTCTGCTAACCATAGTTTTCCATGAAGCTGTACTGATCGGATGGCAGCCATTGGAAGCCAGTCTACACCTACCTCCCTCCGATAGTCGTTAGGACTGGAGAGATAATCAATATCAGGGCAGTCCAACAAAGTAGATAAGGAGCCGTGTCCTCGCCTTGGGTCGTTCACAAAAAGGTGATAGCCATAAAATGCCCCTGTCAAAAGTCGCCCCTTACTGGCTTCTTTGACTAAGCGAGAGAAATAGGCAATATTATCCGACATGATCTGCCCATGATATTCGAAGGTATCGTCCAATTGGCTATTTTCGCCTTTTTTACGTATCGATTTTCCAGAACTAATTCCACTAATATCCGCTTCTTTCGCATTGCGGAATGAAAGCGTTGAATCATTCCAAGCCTTTTGAAGTAAATGATTATCCTGTTCGTACTTTTCCTTCAGCCATTCTCTGAAACCATTGCTCCGAGACTGGCTCTCATCGAAAAATTTGTCTTTATAGTGAAAAAACCATTCCTCTGTAAAGCCACCTGCTACATGAATACCGATAAGATTGCTATTGTAATCGGAACATCGTATCCAATCTAATAAAGCCAAAAGTGCAACTCCCGCATCTTTACGC
This sequence is a window from Arcticibacterium luteifluviistationis. Protein-coding genes within it:
- a CDS encoding OB-fold protein, producing MKEKSKKYKKALLLGTVAIFLAGASYAYYLYNLPKRDVAASEADYSYKASEVVNEYLSDPTKANQKFLDAEGVSKILMVNGTIASIDEDYNGQVELLLKEEQELAGVSCTLLSSSGTDKQSFKLGQKVMVKGVIRSGAAYDEDLDMYENVILEKCTIIN
- a CDS encoding peroxiredoxin-like family protein, translated to MKNLLLLCFFFTSLNILAQTAEQPTDISPLLIGEKIPAATVIDPSGKKYDLLDVLNEKPTILVFYRGGWCPYCNKQLAGLVSIEKDIIALGYQIVAISPDKYEDLVNTEEKNKIAYRLFSDPGATLLKNVGIAFGNPDDKHGILPVPTLMIVNKKAEIIFEHINPNFRKRIEPSYLMEVIKAIKDN
- a CDS encoding DinB family protein; its protein translation is MIDNCSENLRQLKELTEVINENDYKQKIDLLSGASIGQHIRHILEFYLCVFEGQIDGTINYDLRKRDIRIEEDPVFAAHTINNLLISLQLLPQKHVSISLQGNFKEEESEIDKIDTSLARELAYNLEHSIHHQALIKVALLYLNRGVLVDENFGVAPATVRFRKSILIEN
- a CDS encoding sigma-70 family RNA polymerase sigma factor — protein: MPDSSIHTLEKSSSESITDWVRQYSDELYGWAVKKVGDNEIAKDLIQDTFLSAYKNISGFRYESSPKTWLFSILNFKIIDYYREKKKIVAISLEGDDKKIVKEVTDSMFDKSGNWETNGLEDSWNNQENLLDNSEFNEVMDVCMADLPDQWQQLLRLKYLLNKKHSEICQECDLSQSNYWQIIHRAKLMMKKCLEMNWFKN
- a CDS encoding patatin-like phospholipase family protein, which codes for MSTNLNHKKALVISGGGSKGAFAGGVAEYLLLKQNNKYDIFLGTSTGSLLISHLALNKVEEIKRIYTNVSQDDIFSNCPFTKRKKKGFTHVGINHFNVLINFLLGSRTFGESKNLRKLIEKEITREIYDEIRQVHKEVVVTVSNLTTNEVEYKNISEVEYEDFCDWIWLSCNYPPFMSLVHKNGYDYADGGLSITAPIERAIEMGATEIDAIILDTETYAINHMPIKNAFALLTNTFTFMMNTISFQGLQLASRRAKYENVKLNMIHTPTILTTNSLVFDKVEMTKWWQQGYDYALFNSAKK
- a CDS encoding DUF4833 domain-containing protein, with the protein product MKLIFIILASFFTPSKGETDNGILFEITRNKDDFKIVYQLNLNEKGNVILKEPIKTYWLKNGKKEALSLIQEKYAYGLVVDKITDNFIDLHFAAYSQRIIRLKMNKKPTVMISEGDSWAMLRGIYVNFSNSSFLLPKIKSVKIELTNPKSCEDFIQTIKP
- a CDS encoding YceI family protein; the encoded protein is MKSTLILMTIALGLSSFTELPGKLISKKSKVSFFSHTAVEDIKAVNFKTVGTLEEKTGDVVFSVPMQSFEFEKSLMQKHFNSPKFLDTKTNPKAKFVGKITNLNQVNFEKDGKYAPMVVGSLTINGVTQKVSKKGEIVVSGGKITTKTKFDITLADYKIAFSDGKPSTNIAKDVTIEFEAEF